One Spinacia oleracea cultivar Varoflay chromosome 4, BTI_SOV_V1, whole genome shotgun sequence DNA segment encodes these proteins:
- the LOC110799812 gene encoding guanosine nucleotide diphosphate dissociation inhibitor At5g09550-like codes for MDEEYDVIVLGTGLKECILSGLLSVDGLKVLHMDRNDYYGGASTSLNLNQLWKRFRGEDTPPESLGPSKEYNVDMIPKFMMANEVLVRILIHTDVTKYLSFKAVDGSFVYNKSKVYKVPATDVEALKSPLMGLFEKRRARKFFIYVQDYEDNDPKSHEGLDLNKITARDLISKYGLEDDTIDFIGHALALYLDDSYLDQPAIDFVKRMKLYAESLARFQGQSPYIYPLYGLGELPQAFARLSAVYGGTYMLNKPDCSVVFDDNGKAIGVSSEGETAKCKKVVCDPSYLSDKVHKVGRVTRAICIMSNPIPETKDSHSVQVILPQKQLGRKSDMYVFFCSYSHNVAAKGKHIAFVTTEAETDNPEAELKAGIDLLGPVDEIFFDTYDRYEPINQSEDDSCFISTSYDATTHFESTVKDVIALYSKITGKELDLTVDLNAASAAPEE; via the exons ATGGATGAAGAGTACGATGTAATTGTTCTTGGCACTGGCCTTAAGGAATGCATTCTCAGTGGTCTTCTTTCCGTCGATGGCCTTAAA GTTTTACACATGGACAGGAATGACTACTATGGAGGAGCTTCCACTTCTCTCAATCTTAATCAG CTTTGGAAACGCTTTAGGGGCGAAGACACCCCTCCAGAAAGCTTAGGTCCAAGCAAGGAGTACAATGTTGACATGATACCTAAG TTCATGATGGCGAATGAAGTATTGGTTCGTATACTGATCCACACTGATGTCACTAAATATCTTAGTTTTAAGGCAGTGGATGGTAGCTTTGTGTACAACAAGAGCAAG GTTTACAAGGTGCCTGCTACAGATGTTGAAGCTCTGAAGTCTCCTTTGATGGGACTTTTTGAAAAGAGACGAGCTAGAAAGTTCTTTATTTACGTACAAGATTATGAAGATAATGATCCCAAGTCTCACGAAGGGCTGGACTTGAACAAAATTACTGCAAGAGATCTTATTTC AAAATATGGGCTAGAGGATGATACAATCGATTTCATTGGTCATGCCTTGGCACTTTATCTGGATGATAGTTACTTGGATCAACCTGCCATAGATTTCGTCAAGAGAATGAAG CTGTATGCAGAGTCTTTGGCACGTTTTCAGGGACAATCTCCTTACATTTATCCACTGTATGGGCTCGGAGAATTACCTCAG GCATTTGCCCGTTTAAGCGCAGTTTATGGTGGAACCTACATGCTCAACAAGCCTGACTGTTCG GTAGTCTTTGATGATAATGGGAAAGCTATTGGTGTTTCCTCAGAAGGAGAAACTGCTAAGTGCAAGAAAGTTGTCTGTGATCCATCATACCTATCAGATAAG GTACATAAGGTGGGGAGAGTTACGCGTGCTATATGTATAATGAGTAACCCGATTCCAGAAACCAAGGATTCACACTCAGTTCAGGTCATCTTGCCACAGAAGCAACTTGGTCGAAAATCAGACATGTATGTATTCTTCTGCTCCTACAGTCACAATGTCGCTGCTAAAGGGAAACACATTGCTTTTGTTACAACTGAAGCGGAAACTGACAACCCAGAGGCTGAGTTAAAGGCTGGAATCGATCTTCTTGGACCGGTAGATGAGATATTCTTCGATACTTATGATAGATACGAACCTATAAACCAGTCTGAAGACGATAGCTGCTTCATATCCACT AGTTATGATGCAACCACACACTTCGAGTCCACCGTCAAAGATGTCATCGCTTTGTACAGCAAAATTACTGGAAAG